One bacterium BMS3Abin08 genomic window, GGATGCTTAATGAAGAAATAAACGACAGGACAGGGCTTTCGTCCCTTAAGGCCAAGGCCTATGATATCGTTCTCAACGGCTACGAAATCGGAGGGGGGAGTATCCGTATTCACAGAGCGGATCTGCAGAGGAGGATGTTTGAACTCCTGAGGCTCTCTGAAGAGGAGGCTCAGCAGAAGTTCGGATTCCTTCTCGATGCCTTACGCTTCGGCGCCCCTCCTCACGGCGGCATAGCCCTCGGACTGGACAGACTGCTAATGATCATGACGGGTGCCGACTCGATAAGGGAGGTGATAGCGTTTCCAAAGACCCAGAAGGCGGTGTGTCTTTTAAGCGGCGCCCCTTCCCCTGTGGACGGCAAGCAACTCAGGGAGTTATATATCAAGCTGGATCTCCCTGTTGATGACTGATGAAAAAAGTCGTAGTTGGTATGAGCGGGGGGGTTGACTCCTCTGTAACGGCCTGTCTCCTGAAAGAAGAGGGTTATGAAGTAGAGGGTGTGAGCTTCATTCTATGGGAGGCAAGGGCAAGGCTCAATCCGCGTACATGTTGCTCCCTCGATGCCATTGAAGGGGCAAAAGAGACCGCCGAACTTCTCGGGATCAGGCACCGGGCTGTTGATGTCCGTGACGACTTCATGGAAAAGGTGATAGATCCCTTTGTTGATGCCTATCTCCGCGGCCTGACACCAAACCCGTGTATCCTCTGCAATATCCATATCAAGTTCCCCTGTCTCCTGAGGGAGGCGGAAAACAGCGGAGCGGAATTCATTGCCACCGGCCATTATTCCCGGATTAAGAGAAGAGGTGCCGGGTATGTCCTCATGAAGGGGGTGGACCCTTCGAAAGACCAGTCCTATTTCCTCTATGTCCTTAAGGAGGAAACACTGAAAAGGCTCATCTTTCCCCTTGGCACATACAGGAAAGACAGGGTGCGGGAGATTGCAAGGGATTTGGATCTCCCCGCGGTGAAGAGGCCGGAAAGCGTCGAGATATGTTTTATTGAGGAGGATTACTCCTGCTTTATCAGAGATCTGATGCCGGAGGCCTCCAGGCCGGGGCCGATCATCGGGCCGGGGGGGGAGGTGCTTGGTACACACCGCGGGATATATAACTATACAATGGGACAGAGGAGGGGGTTGAACATAGCCCATGGAGAACCCCTCTATGTGAGAAGGATCGATGCAGAGAGGAACGAGGTCCATGTGGGACCCCGGGAGACGGCCTTCGGGCAGGAGGTGGTTGTGGGGGACCTGAACTGGATAACCGGGCCCGTGGAGCGGGTTACCGCAAGGATAAGGTCCATGATGAGGGATGAGCCGGCATCCCTCTATCCTGAGGAAGGTGCCGGGAGAGTGAGGGTTGTCTTTGACGAACCACAGTGGGCACCTGCACCGGGCCAGTCAGTGGTTTTTTATGACGGGGATCTGGTGATAGGGGGAGGGATAATTGAACCATAGCCGCGTACCTCGTATGTGCACGGCTATGGTATAATTACGTGCATGGGCGTGCTTCAGGAGATAGTGGAGAGACGGAAGGGCCGTCTGAGGGATACAAAGGCATCCGTCCCGTTTGAGGAGATAAAGGCACGGCTCAGGGACGCCGCACCTGCCCGTGATTTCAGGGGAGCCGTAACCCGCCCCCAAGGGGGGAGGATAAAGCTGATCGCCGAGTTAAAGAAGGCATCGCCCTCAAGGGGGGTGATAAGGCGGGACTTTGATATCGAGGGCATATCCAGGATTTATACTGAGGGGGGTGCCTCGGCAATATCCGTTTTGACGGAGGAGGACTATTTTCAGGGCGATATAAGCTACATTCTCAGGATAAAAGGTGTCACGGATCTCCCGGTGCTCAGGAAGGACTTTATCTTTGATGAGTATCAGGTCTTTGAGGCAAGGGCTTACGGGGCGGATGCAATACTGCTTATCGCGTCCATCCTCAGCAACTCCCAGGCCGGGGAACTTTACGGTCTTGCCTCAGAGCTTGGCCTTTCCGTCCTGTTCGAGGTGCACAATTACAAGGAGGTTGATACGGCGCTGCTTCTTGACCTCCCAATTATCGGTATCAATAACCGTGACCTTGAGACCCTTGATATCGACCTGAGGAGAACGGTTGATATAATGAAGGATATACCTGACGGCAGGGTGATAGTGAGTGAAAGCGGGATAGAGACGAGGGATGATGTGGAGATGCTTGACGGAAAGGGTATCGATGCCCTTCTTATCGGGACCTCCCTGATGAAGCCCCGGGATATCGGTAGCAGGATTAACGAGCTTTTTCGAGGAATCTGGTATAATGGGTAGCAATTAAAAAAACTTCGGGAGGAACTATGAAAGAGACAAAGATTATGCTGTCGGACAAGGAGATCCCCAGGCAGTGGTATAACATCATGGCAGACATGCCCAACCCCCCGGAACCCCCGCTTCATCCCGGAACAAAACAGCCGGTGGGTCCTGATGACCTCTCTGCTATATTCCCGATGGCACTCATTGAACAGGAGGTCAGCACCGAGCGCTGGATTGACATACCGGAAGAGGTCCTGGAGATTTACAGCCTCTGGCGGCCAAGTCCCATGTACAGGGCACACCGTCTTGAGGCCGCACTCGGTACCCCCGCAAAGATATATTACAAGTACGAGGGAGTAAGTCCCGCAGGAAGCCATAAGCCTAATACATCGACTCCCCAGGCTTACTATAATAAACAGGCCGGGATCAAGAGAATTGCAACAGAAACAGGGGCGGGACAGTGGGGGTCGGCCATGGCTCTCTCCGGAAGCCTCTTCGGTATTGATGTAACGGTTTATATGGTAAGGGTGAGTTATAACCAGAAGCCATACAGGCGCATTGCAATGGAGACGTGGGGGGCATCCGTCTATGCAAGCCCCACGGATATTACACAGTCAGGGAAAAAGATCCTGGAAACAGATCCTGATAGCCCCGGAAGCCTCGGTATCGCCATATCTGAAGCGGTAGAGGATGCGGCAAGCCACGATGATACGAACTATGCCCTTGGTTCAGTGCTCAACCATGTCATGCATCATCAGACCGTGATCGGGCTTGAGGCCAAAAAACAGATGGAAATGGCGGGGGATTATCCTGATCTGATTATTGGATGCTGCGGTGGCGGGAGTAACCTCGCCGGTGTGAGTTTCCCCTTTCTCCGGGATAAGATAAACGGTAAGGATCTGAGGGTCATCGCAGTGGAGCCGTCGTCATGTCCCACCCTCACAAAGGGTGAGTTCAGGTATGACTTTGGAGACACCGCAGGGCTTACACCGCTGCTGATGATGTACACCCTCGGTCATGACTTCATTCCTCCCGGGATTCATGCGGGCGGGCTGAGGTACCATGCAGACGCACCCCTGGTGTGTCAGCTCTACCACGATGGCCTGATCGAGGCAAGGGCATACCCGCAGACCCCGGTCTTTAAGGCTGCACTCATGTTTGCCGGTGTGGAGGGCATCATACCTGCTCCGGAAACCGCCCATGCCATCAGATGTGTCATAGATGAGGCACTTCTGTGCAAGGAAGAAGGGAAGGAGAAGACCATCCTCTTTAACCTGAGCGGGCACGGCTATCTCGATCTGCAGGCCTATGCAGACTATCTTGACGGTAAACTCGTTGATTATGAATATCCTGACGAGAAGATCAGGGAGGCCCTTTCAAGACTCCCTGTGGTTTGAGCTGACGGGATGAACAGAAACGGCAAAGGGCGGGTTTTGATGACCTGCCCTTTTTTTCTATTGTAATGCATGGTTTTCTACAATGACTAAAAAGGCAATAATCATTACGGTGCCGGTTCTTGTATCCCTGCTCCTGGTCTACCTGTTCCTGCCTTCCGATACAAAGAGGATAAGGAAAATCATCTATGACGGCAGGGATGCGATTGTTCGGAAGGACCTGGAGAGGGTCATGGCACACGTTTCATATAACTACAGGGACAGGTACGGTTTTACATACCTTTCCATAAAAGAAAACCTGAAGTCCCTTTTTCAGAGGACCGAATCCTTTGAGATTGAAGTGGATAACCTCAGGGTGGAGGTTAATGATAAAAAGGCAGAGGCCAGATTCCTCATAAAAGTCAAGGCCCTGGAGACGGCGGGAGAGGTCTTTTTGCTGGGGAGTGAGGATGTGTACGAATCGGTATTTATAAGCCTTGAGAAGGAGAGACTTAAATGGCTTGTGACGGAGACTTACTTTCCTACCAGAGAAGGAATAGCCTTTTGATGTTTTCCAGTTCCACCATGAGGTTCAGACCCCCTGTTTCTTTCAGTTTGTGATCGGCATAACTGCTGATCGATATCTCCCCGGAGTTGTATGATGATACCTCTATTGCCCCCTCCCGGTCCGTGCGGTGCAGTTGTATGCCTTTGAGGTTCCGGAGGGTGCCCCGGTGGGGATGGCCGTAGGGGTTAAACCTCCCTGCACTTATTATTGCATACCTGGGATTGACGGAGGCCAGGAAACCCCGTTTGCTCGATGTATAGCTCCCGTGATGAGAGACCTTGAGGACCCTGCTCCCGAGGTATTTCGGGAGCCGCAGGAGTGAGAGTTCCCCGTCGGCCTCAATGTCTCCCGTAAAAAGTATGCTTATGCCCCTGTCCGTGTATCTCAGGACTAGGGACCGGTTGTTCTCATCGTCGCCGAAGGTGTTGTAGTAGCCCTTGCGGGGATGGAGAACAAGAAACCCTGCACTGCCTGTCTTGAGGATGTCCCCTGCCTTTAGCTGTCTGTGGACCACGGTGTCTTCTACAGCGGGCTGATAGATGAGAAGACCGTTGTCCCATATCTCACCGACCCTGAACTCGTCCAGGATATTCCACAGTCCCCCTGCATGGTCCCTGCCTGCATGGCTCAGCACAAGTGCGTCGATCTTGCCGACGCCCCTGTATCTTAGGTAACTAATTACCTCCCTGCCCGTGTGCCCCGTGTCTATGACCACCGCCTTCCCGTCGGATGTCTCAACAACGGCTGCATCCCCCTGACCCACATCGAGAAATACGACCCTTGGTCCGGGGGCAAGGTATGCCGGGAGGGTGTATATGACGCTAAATGCCAGCACACTGAAGCAGATCAGCGACGCCTTCCGCTTTCGCATTATCATGCAGCCTGCGGTTGCATAAATGAGCATGAGAACAGCGGCGGAAAAGGCTGGAAGGGTAAAAGAAATCATTTCAAGGCTGGAGATGAAAGAGACCACATGGTTGATCTTTGAGATAAGGAGGGCAAAGAGGCCCCCAAGGGGGAATACCCCCGTTAAGAGATAAAAGAGGCTTCCAATGATCCCTGCCGGCAGAATCAAGAAACAGATAAGGGGGGTGAAGACCATGTTTGTAACGATACCGAGTGCGGGGAGGCGGTGAAAGTAGTAAAGGACGAGGGGCATTGTCCCTGCCGATGCGCCGATGGTTACGAGTAGTATCTTGACGAGTGTCCCGGTAAAGGGGCCTGCCCGGTTAAGAGGGAGCCTCTTTTCAGCAAACTCAAGGGTCAACCCTATTGAGAGCACTGCGGCAAAGGAGAGTTGAAAGGATGGGGTAAAGGCGGAGGAGGGGTCCATGAGCAGTATAACCGTTAAGGCAAAGAGGATACTGTAGAGCCATTGTCCCTTCCGGCCGATGAGGAGACCGAAGAGGAATATGTTTATCATGATAAATGAACGCAGGGCCGGGATCCTCACCCCTGAGAGGAGGAGATAGAAGACAATTAACGGTAAGGTGAGGAGGGTGGCGAGTTCGTCTATGCTTATACGGCCTGTCAGCCTGATCAGCCATCGATATGGAAGTGCCCTTGCGGAGAATCTTATAAAAGAGAAAACAAGTATGGTGAAGAGGCCGAAGTGGGTGCCCGATATGCTCATGAGATGGGCAAGCCCGAGACGTGCATAGTCCCTGTAGAGCCTGTCGCTGTATTGGCGGTGTCCGATTATCAGGGCGGAGAGAAAACCGGCCGTTTCTCCGGAGAAGGCCTCGTTGAAGCGGCTGTAGAGCATCCACCTCAGGCGGTCGGGAATGAACCCCGGGGAGTTGTTCCTGGAGAGGGCGACAGCCCCCAGGGGTGTTAAAAACAGAGAGGTGTTTCCGGAATGCATTCCGGGATTGAGGTGTCCTGCTTTAAGGGTGACCCTGGCGTTTCCTTCAATGAAGGTCCCCGGCCCAAAGGGTTTGGGAAGATTAATGAATACATCCCCCTTCAGCGGAGGGGTTGAGAGACTGAAGGGTTCAAGATATCCATATTCGGTTTTAATCGGCATCCCCGCGATGGTACCTGAGAAGCGTGTTTCCCGGGGCGGTTTGGTTTCCTGAAGATTGGGTGAGGGATCGTGTTTCAGGGCGCCGTAATAGAATCCGAAGATGAACAGAAGGATCAGGACGACTGCCTGTTTCCCTGTATTCTTTATGAAGTACAGCAGGATGCAGAGAGAGGCGAGGGTGGTTAAGACCGGGAAAAAGCCTGAAGCGGTGTATGCACATATGCCCAATATAAGGGACAGGTATATGTATATCTGGAGGGGGGACATTTCCGGTTGGGCT contains:
- the mnmA gene encoding tRNA-specific 2-thiouridylase MnmA translates to MKKVVVGMSGGVDSSVTACLLKEEGYEVEGVSFILWEARARLNPRTCCSLDAIEGAKETAELLGIRHRAVDVRDDFMEKVIDPFVDAYLRGLTPNPCILCNIHIKFPCLLREAENSGAEFIATGHYSRIKRRGAGYVLMKGVDPSKDQSYFLYVLKEETLKRLIFPLGTYRKDRVREIARDLDLPAVKRPESVEICFIEEDYSCFIRDLMPEASRPGPIIGPGGEVLGTHRGIYNYTMGQRRGLNIAHGEPLYVRRIDAERNEVHVGPRETAFGQEVVVGDLNWITGPVERVTARIRSMMRDEPASLYPEEGAGRVRVVFDEPQWAPAPGQSVVFYDGDLVIGGGIIEP
- the trpC gene encoding indole-3-glycerol phosphate synthase, which codes for MGVLQEIVERRKGRLRDTKASVPFEEIKARLRDAAPARDFRGAVTRPQGGRIKLIAELKKASPSRGVIRRDFDIEGISRIYTEGGASAISVLTEEDYFQGDISYILRIKGVTDLPVLRKDFIFDEYQVFEARAYGADAILLIASILSNSQAGELYGLASELGLSVLFEVHNYKEVDTALLLDLPIIGINNRDLETLDIDLRRTVDIMKDIPDGRVIVSESGIETRDDVEMLDGKGIDALLIGTSLMKPRDIGSRINELFRGIWYNG
- the trpB_2 gene encoding tryptophan synthase beta chain — encoded protein: MKETKIMLSDKEIPRQWYNIMADMPNPPEPPLHPGTKQPVGPDDLSAIFPMALIEQEVSTERWIDIPEEVLEIYSLWRPSPMYRAHRLEAALGTPAKIYYKYEGVSPAGSHKPNTSTPQAYYNKQAGIKRIATETGAGQWGSAMALSGSLFGIDVTVYMVRVSYNQKPYRRIAMETWGASVYASPTDITQSGKKILETDPDSPGSLGIAISEAVEDAASHDDTNYALGSVLNHVMHHQTVIGLEAKKQMEMAGDYPDLIIGCCGGGSNLAGVSFPFLRDKINGKDLRVIAVEPSSCPTLTKGEFRYDFGDTAGLTPLLMMYTLGHDFIPPGIHAGGLRYHADAPLVCQLYHDGLIEARAYPQTPVFKAALMFAGVEGIIPAPETAHAIRCVIDEALLCKEEGKEKTILFNLSGHGYLDLQAYADYLDGKLVDYEYPDEKIREALSRLPVV
- a CDS encoding comEC family competence protein, which encodes MSPLQIYIYLSLILGICAYTASGFFPVLTTLASLCILLYFIKNTGKQAVVLILLFIFGFYYGALKHDPSPNLQETKPPRETRFSGTIAGMPIKTEYGYLEPFSLSTPPLKGDVFINLPKPFGPGTFIEGNARVTLKAGHLNPGMHSGNTSLFLTPLGAVALSRNNSPGFIPDRLRWMLYSRFNEAFSGETAGFLSALIIGHRQYSDRLYRDYARLGLAHLMSISGTHFGLFTILVFSFIRFSARALPYRWLIRLTGRISIDELATLLTLPLIVFYLLLSGVRIPALRSFIMINIFLFGLLIGRKGQWLYSILFALTVILLMDPSSAFTPSFQLSFAAVLSIGLTLEFAEKRLPLNRAGPFTGTLVKILLVTIGASAGTMPLVLYYFHRLPALGIVTNMVFTPLICFLILPAGIIGSLFYLLTGVFPLGGLFALLISKINHVVSFISSLEMISFTLPAFSAAVLMLIYATAGCMIMRKRKASLICFSVLAFSVIYTLPAYLAPGPRVVFLDVGQGDAAVVETSDGKAVVIDTGHTGREVISYLRYRGVGKIDALVLSHAGRDHAGGLWNILDEFRVGEIWDNGLLIYQPAVEDTVVHRQLKAGDILKTGSAGFLVLHPRKGYYNTFGDDENNRSLVLRYTDRGISILFTGDIEADGELSLLRLPKYLGSRVLKVSHHGSYTSSKRGFLASVNPRYAIISAGRFNPYGHPHRGTLRNLKGIQLHRTDREGAIEVSSYNSGEISISSYADHKLKETGGLNLMVELENIKRLFLLW